ggtggtggtggtgagcgtggggtcggactgaacaacatcaaaaagcagataatatatatatatatatatatatatatatatatatatatatatatatatatatatatatatatatatatatatatatatatatatatatatatatatatatatatattttattcaaataaaGAAAGTTGTTTTTAGCATTGCGAAATATCCGTTAGGCACATTGTCCATATGTATAATGTTCAGTAGGCACACTGTCTGTAGGCAAATTGTCCAGCCACGGtctgcctcctttgttataaaaaatattaaattacATTCTTTTGCCTTCACTACATACACACTTATTCTATTACCTTTTTTCGCTTCTGCATAGCTCTAGCTACTGACATCCAGTGCTCGGGGCCAAGGGAGCTGTAGCTGGGAAGCACGGTGCTCTCTTGGATCAGCTGTGAGGCCACGGGGAGTGTGGGCATGAAGAGTGACTCTGTGTCTTCTgtgtctttatcctcttcctcttcttcactttctatcCAAAAACTCCTCATTACCTTGGAGGCCTGCCAAAAATGTTAAAAGTCTTACATTACAACCAATCTCCTTAAATACAACTGACCTCCATACATCACTCAAATAGGAATATAAAATagtaaataagtgaatgaatacaTCAACTTATATAAATTATACATTCataaatatttgaaatatatgaaaatctaTTAATcaattgatatttttctttttttcatctagaAAAGTATATAGTATACCTTTGATGTGATGACTGCACCACTAATGTTGGTGCTGGTGACAGTTGTTGGCCTCTCTGGAGCCGTGGCTGCAGTCTCCtgtgggatgaatgaatgaacgaatgatagaaggaatagagaggtaaATGAATTAATAAGTAATGAatgacagaaaagacagaaaactggAGGAAACAAAATGAGGTATATGCTGCTTAGTAATGATTAGTGGTTTAATAGTCAGGCTTTTCATGCTGGGAAATGATGCTAATTCAAATAGTTACaactggaagaaggaagtggaggagcaaaacattaaaaaaaatttcaCAATGATGGGAATAAAGTTGATCACAGAACACCCACCGTTATGCCAGATTCTTGCAGGCTGGTCTTGGCAGCCCTTGCGGCAAGGGAGCTGGAGGACTGCTGGGGGAGGGCTGGCAGGAGATCCCACATGTCCTCAGGGTCAGGTTCCTCCTCCGTTTGACCGTCCACTGGTACCCTGGTTGAGGCCGAAGTCATCATCTCTGGAACATTCTTCATGATGGAGTTCTTGATGAGGCCTTGGATGAAGGAACTGCTAGTGGTCAGGCTTTGCTGGTGTCCACCTGCAGCTCTCCTATTGGCTCTTTGGGTCTTCAGGGAAACATATGGTGATTCCATGAAGGGTCTGCCTTGCACCCCCTTCGTGCTCTGGCTGTTTTCAGAATTTGTgttgtctttcttgttttctgaCATGGGCACAGGCTTGGGCGGTTCCATAATAAGGATGTCATTGTCATTATCGAATATAACTTTGCTCACTGACTCTCTGTGCTTTGGtctgtaattccttcttttcagcCTTTCTCGTGTCTGATGGAGGGAGCTCTTCTTTTTCTGGGTTGCACTAAATTCTGAAATCATGTCATCTTCATCACTATCAGTAAGCGATCCATCTTCATACTGTGACTCTGACTCTGACCCATCGGAAGAAAGACTTCTGTCAGAGACTTCTAGGTCACATGCTTTCTTTGGCTGATTTGGTGATTCACCAGTGTTCGGAGGTTCATGCTGCATAAACTGACCTGTAACTTTATCTGTTCCTGCATCTGGATCAACATGTAATCTCTTCAGCACATTGCCTTCACTGCTGGGAACAATGCCGCTATTCTGCCCAGGTGACAACATGGCATCTATGGCCAGGTGTGTTGCAACAGAAGCCTTGGCGGGCACGCTTGACTCATTCCTTTGTCTCTTCGATGACTTGACTGCGTTTGAGATGTGCTCCCTTTTTCGGCTGTTATTCTGTCCCATCTTTTTCACTGTAGGATGTTCAACAGTTGACTCAGACTGTTGCATCGCCTTATGATGGAGTGAGGATTCAGTTCTTGTGCTACTCCTTGCTTTCTTATCCACTGTCTGCTGTTTTTCTAtggcttttttctctttttctttgttgttagtTTTTTTAGCTGTTTGAccaaccttttttcttttctgtatgtTAGTAATTTTGCTGACAGTTTGTTCTACTTGTGTGTTTGCTTCCATGTTGCTGCCAGTATGAGTTCTTgtactctgttttcttccttgggcttttttcttctcttttttggaaGTCTTTCGTGTAGTTGCTTCTGTTTCTTTGCCAGAACTAGTTTCACTGGGCGAGTTTTCATTTACCGTGATAAGCATCGTGTCCATGGTGTCAAGGAGGCAGATTATATACTTCCCATATTCCACCCTATGCAGAATACCAGCAGTCCCTCCCACTGCCTCCTGCACCAACTTCACACTACTATCACTGCTCTCTTgaggtctttcctcctcctcttctgcacctCTAATACTGCACACTGTCCtggtttcatttgttttatttacagACAGGATGCCCTCACTGCCCCCACCAAGCCTTCTCAGCACTACACTACAGTTTTGAGTGTGGATCTTAAGAGTCCCTGTTGCTTTCTGTTTGAATGGTCTGCCTCTCTTTTGTGGCACATTGTTTTCATCAGGTGACCTTTTGTTTGAGGTTCCGTCCTTGGTGGGGTTCAGACtcaatgttttattcttcttggGTGGCCTGCCCCTCCGTTTGGGTTCATTGTTTTCATCAGGTGACCTTTTGTTTGAGGTTCCGTCTTTGGTGGGGTTCACACtcaatgttttattcttcttgggtggcctgcctctccgtttgggttcattccttgggttgttctgTCTCAGATTTCCTTGACTCTCTGCCGCCACTTTTGCTTTGGGctgtctacctctcttccttgatGTATCACCCTCAACGCTCACCTTCTGCACTGACTTTTGTTTGGGCAATCTACATCTTTTCTTTGATATATTACCCTCATCATTCACCTCCAACACTGACTTTCTTTTGGGaggtctacctcttcttcttggtAAGTTGCTCACATCTGAAAGCCTCTCCTGCACAGAAAGCTTCCTCAAATCAGCAGTTTTGTTTTGGGAAAGGCTTACTTCATCCACAGGTGCTTTTGCTTTCTTTCGAGACTTGTTTTCATCAGATGACCCCACTGTGTTTGTAATAAGATTATCAGAaagttttctctttttatgcAATCTGGTGGGTAAATTCACCCTGACATGGTAATGAGAGCCATCCCAAGTGGGGTCATCCTCATCAACCTCATTATCCTCTATCTCCTCACATATAAAGTCATCACTTAACCCAAGCTGTTGTTTCCTCCTCTGCAGTGATTCCTCCACTTCTCTAACAAGATCATCCTCATCACAACATGAATCTTGCCTCAATGAGATCGCTGGGGAGACAGTGCTGGTTTTTATGGTTGCACCTGTCCTGGAAAGGTTCTTCTGGGGGTATAAGGGAGTTGAACTtggtttgtttttgctgttgtgtgGAGACTGGTAGGGACATTCatctagtggaggaggaagtcCGTGTGCCAGGGAAATGTACCGCTCAATAACCTGGTTGAATGCTGTTTTATTCCTGTTGAGGATATCACGGTGTAGTGCCTCTGTCTGAAACTGAAATTGTAATAGAATTAGAGAATATATATGCCAGTCAGTTTTTAACATAAGTCTACATACAGCAATATATTGAAGGTAATAATAAAGTTCTCatatccatttctttctcatccatCTTCCCATATTCAGTCCATGCCAAAGTTATCAATAAGGCAAAATTCTAAAATTTTCAGCATGTTACATTTACTGAGCCTCAAACCATTTGTGCTGACTAgtttatatgtatataaaaaagaatacagtAAACTCTATAAGTCACACTTCTATACTCCAGATATTGGATACGGTGTTAATGagttttcagtagtgtcaccgacaaGTCAGACGGATGCATACAAAAGCAAATGAGACCAAAAGTGCTCAGTGATATGTTTTCCCAAAAGACAAACACTTTTCACTGGTCAATCAGTGAGTAGTAGCCACAGCACCACAGCAGTCAAATTCCCGTAGGAATTTTTTTTTGAAGAATGAAATATAGAATATAATGCTCTTTGAGACCCAGAAAGTTGgtgttgtataaagaaatatttattttcttgtcatttcacattaaataaaaactgaaaatgacataaggcaagggaaagaagggaagatgctgcATTTTCTAAAGACATTTCGCATCTTTTTGATCCTGGGCAGCGTTGTCCAACTATTTTGTAGCTGTGACTTTAATCTCGGAGCAGTGCTGTTTTTTTGTATGCTGGTGAATTTCTTGCATCATCtcttaacataatcatcatgtgcaGGTGAGGAAATGTATATTTTTACAATATTATAGTTGACATCAAtctaaaacaaggagaaaattagagtTGGCTCAGAACTCATATACATGCaaactgtaaacataactctTGCCACACAGAAAGCATCTGCCGCCGTATGTGGGGCATATACAAAGGATTAAGCACAGGTGATCTGTATTCTGTAGTCATCCTCTAGGAACAAATTGTCaaattcctccatcttcctacttccGATAGTGTGCAATCTGTACTGGAATCTGAAGTGATGTACATGAGTTTTTCCCGGGCGGTGGTGCCTGTCGTCAGGCAGAAGGGCTGTAATTCGTTTTCAGCACTAATGCTGTGTTGTATGCTTCCGTTTGACTTGTCAGTGACATTACTGAAATGTTTTTAAGTCAGACTATTTCAGGGGTCCAGACACATATCCATAAATCAGACCAAAATCCCTCACAAAGCCATGTTAGAGAATAATCTAGTTCTAGTAAATTACCATGCAGAGAACCACCAACatgccagcatctctcccccatggacaccaccaccaggaccacattctcaagaagacccaccctacaggaacttaacgactcaaggctagcggctgcagaacgcttagcctcaggccttactattatttctgattggggcaagaggaacctggtgtccttcaacgcctcaaaaacacagtttctccacctatccactcaacacaatcttccaaacaactatcccctattctttgacaacacccagctatcaccttcctcaacactaaacatccttggtctatccttaactcaaaatctcaactggaaacttcatatctcatctcttacgaaatcagcttcctcgaggctgggcgttctgtaccgtctccgccagttcttctcccctgcacagctgctgtccatatacaggggccttgtccgccctcatatggaatatgcatctcatgtgtgggggggctccactcatacagctcttctggacagagtggaggctaaggctcttcgtctcatcagctctcctcctcatactgatagtcttctacctcttaaattccgccgcgatgttgcctctctttctatcttctagcgatatttccacgctgactgctcttctgaacttgctaactgcatgcctcccccccctcccgcggccccgctgcactcgactttctactcatgctcatccctatactgtccaaaccccttatgcaagagttaaccagcatcttcactctttcatccctcacgctggtaaactctggaacaatcttccttcatctgtatttcctcctgcctacgacttgaactctttcaagaggagggtatcaggacatctctcctcccgagtttgaccttgcttttggacacctcttttatttatttcttaggagcagcgagtagcgggcttttttttgttaatgttttcttttttgtgtgcccttgagctgccttctttgttgtaaaaacaaaaaaaataaaaaaataaaaaactaacaGAACTCCACCataaggggggcgactacggggtatttttgacgaatatatttaaaattggacgagtacatgtttttcgctcagcgtggccgggaaatcctaaattaccatgtggtgaggtttgttttcgtaaaattaaaacccctcccccctgGGGGGGTTTAGCGTCATAGTCAGACATGCACGTCATAAGACGCTCatgtcaacatatgcggtatcattcatatatacgtaaaaattgcattagaatattttaattcttcgtaaattttgtcatctgtcatcctctcttcttcgcgcggagaggcaggggaggaagagaggtgccaccgcgccagtgccaagcgagacaCAGACGGGAAGAGtatgtcgtacttttctctcctctccagcccaaaaaaacgtccttacaaatgatgtacaagcgcaaggcaaccagaaaaagtcaccaacatcaagaggtcttatggagcggccaaacctcagataacaagcaagagagtagcgtagaagcaaggcactcccACGAGGCACTCCCGCGGCACTCGCGCTACGCGGGTGTGCCACGGCCCAGATGCCtgatcattctccagtaagtcaacaagatatacacaacaatatgtgaaaatttcatgccaatcaaataaatgCAAATGGCAGGACAGGAATGAGatgtaaaaaaatctttaggagccaatatctcaaAAATTAGTTTTttaaacttaaaataatttcacaaaatcggtaaaatgtctgatcgacttttgttaggtatctgTTGAAACTACAACTAAAGAGCAATTATTAGTTGGAAATAGATTTTcaataatgtcaaaagaaaacgggacacaaagaggagaaaataataactgACAAAagattgtaatttttttcttcgaagacaaaacaaaaaatcaaaaagttacttccaacaaaatgtagataggtaaacaaagtttctatggtattttttttcaaaccgaTTAACTGAAAATTAAAGCCTgtggaacaaaaaaacaaaaaatacgctTTGTtcgagtctctcctaaacttcacccaaatttgatgaaattcacagaataagaaacctttacagtaacaaacaacatactaagatttcaaagctattggacgtaccatatgcgcaggaggaaaccccgtagtcgccccccttTACCTGCTGTTCTAAAAATAGTAATCAATCTCCATTTACTTATTAAAACCTCAAAAACAACTGACTTGCAATGGAAATTGTGATCAGAGTGTTGATTGACACATGGAAATCTTACAGATATTGTGCTAATCATTGGAATAATTTTAAATATAATTTTTGAGCATTTATACTCGGCTGTGTCTCATAAGGGCTATTACAAGCGAAAGGACTGTGGGATGATTTTTTCTGGTTCCTATTGATTCCTTCCTTACATATATAGCCACGAGTCTCCTGAAAGTGTAGTCAAAGATGtaagtccgtattcttaaacatatctgcATCTCAGTTCACCTGTTCAAAAAGTTTCTCTTAGAAGCTGCTGGAGTTTTCATGGATTGTTTcgtgattctagtgatagttttacaagacACCCGCACCATAAACATGaatatcacccatgaaaacccagttaattttCTCTGTTGCTTTAGAAAATAGTCATAATGGGAGCCCGACACATTTAAGAATAGGACCATAGTACCtacaggcagagaaagaaaaggacgaagagaaagagtgcggctcttttcctcatttcattcatttcatttctatgGGACCCGCAGGGGGCCACTCTTGGGTGGCGTGATATGCGGGGGTTGTGCGGGGGATTCAAAGGGacaggacaggattaggataagggttaggacgaggaaaggtattgggacatGATGATGGGCCAAGATTGGGGAGATAATGActgatgatcctattcctaaatgtgttaaaagtgggactattaactacatgagatgggagatgattccactcttggatgctacggggaaagaatgaaaatttgaatatactacagtaaaacctcaccatttgcacgCTCACCATTTACGCggccttaatttgcggccatcGTCCCACCATTTGTgcaggtggtcttgccatttgcGCACCTCGCCCCCACTGACTAAGGGTCGGTTCCCCCTAGTGCCATCTCCCGCGTAAATTTAAATTTCTACGTAGTATTGGCAAACATGTCCATGAAAGTCggtggtggagatgaaggtggtggtggtgacgaaggtgatggtgatgataatttaatgacgagattttctattctctttttctattactctctcggtcccacacgtcctctgcgtgtatcgaaacacacgagaaattaatcaagatcagggtattcgccggctgcctgggattgaacccgcgaccagcatgacgggagagccactccttaccgagtcggccaaagaggtaccccactggctaagtgggttatgggaggctcgttcatcaggcatagtcgccgcactacaataaaagtggtggtagtggagatgaaggtgatggcagtgataaggtggtgggggttatgaatgtggttgtggtgatgaaggtgatggtggtggtgatcaaggttgtggtggtgatgaaagaagtgttggtggtgaaggtggtggtggtggtggtggcaaagatggtggtggtggtgatgaaggtgatggtggtggtgatgatagtggtagtgatatgATGAAGACGGTGGTGGCGATtaaagtggttgtggtgatgagggtagcaatggtggtgatgcaggtggtggtggtggtggtgatagtggtagtggtgacgaaAGTGAAGGTGTTGAAGAAGCCTTGAAACCAGCTGGcgagctacagctgtctaccaTCCACGCGCCCTCTCCCGCCAGTGAAGAACACTACCAAAATACACAACATGTCATTTCCCGCCATTGCCCAATCACCTCTCCTGGTCTCGTGGTGACTGTGATTattcgatgttttctgcctcacctttgcaccaccatcatgccGCACACAGCGtcacaacctaagatttggacgccattattggccctgtttttgaCGCGAGAGCATGTGCTAGCATTTGAAAAGCGCGgcaaaaacagggccaataatggcacccaaatcttaggttgtcgggactctacagatcacgacccagaaactgGTTATGCTAAATTGAGGACGCTATCAAGAAGTTTCCTGCCAGCAGACAAGGGCCCCAGGGGTTTGGGCCATGACCacccatatgtatttttccccatAGGTTATTAAGTTTGCCATTTGCGCATTCGCCATTTGCACACCTTCAGACCACCCatatgtgcgcaaatggtgaggtttgactgtagtGTTAGTCTGGTaggtgtggtatttaaggttgtggctgcctctagAGGATCATGTAGTTGTCGGGTGTAaataagtgtgtttgtttatgtcaactaaattgtttgtgattttatatagtatttgttgtctgtgtatttgtcttcgtgttgcta
The window above is part of the Eriocheir sinensis breed Jianghai 21 chromosome 44, ASM2467909v1, whole genome shotgun sequence genome. Proteins encoded here:
- the LOC126980229 gene encoding DNA ligase 1-like isoform X2; translation: MDTMLITVNENSPSETSSGKETEATTRKTSKKEKKKAQGRKQSTRTHTGSNMEANTQVEQTVSKITNIQKRKKVGQTAKKTNNKEKEKKAIEKQQTVDKKARSSTRTESSLHHKAMQQSESTVEHPTVKKMGQNNSRKREHISNAVKSSKRQRNESSVPAKASVATHLAIDAMLSPGQNSGIVPSSEGNVLKRLHVDPDAGTDKVTGQFMQHEPPNTGESPNQPKKACDLEVSDRSLSSDGSESESQYEDGSLTDSDEDDMISEFSATQKKKSSLHQTRERLKRRNYRPKHRESVSKVIFDNDNDILIMEPPKPVPMSENKKDNTNSENSQSTKGVQGRPFMESPYVSLKTQRANRRAAGGHQQSLTTSSSFIQGLIKNSIMKNVPEMMTSASTRVPVDGQTEEEPDPEDMWDLLPALPQQSSSSLAARAAKTSLQESGITETAATAPERPTTVTSTNISGAVITSKASKVMRSFWIESEEEEEDKDTEDTESLFMPTLPVASQLIQESTVLPSYSSLGPEHWMSVARAMQKRKKNSFLRLTFL
- the LOC126980229 gene encoding uncharacterized protein LOC126980229 isoform X1, which codes for MRVLRSSKPRSCNSSNSCKSSVNKQRPFKVPLPDLFQTEALHRDILNRNKTAFNQVIERYISLAHGLPPPLDECPYQSPHNSKNKPSSTPLYPQKNLSRTGATIKTSTVSPAISLRQDSCCDEDDLVREVEESLQRRKQQLGLSDDFICEEIEDNEVDEDDPTWDGSHYHVRVNLPTRLHKKRKLSDNLITNTVGSSDENKSRKKAKAPVDEVSLSQNKTADLRKLSVQERLSDVSNLPRRRGRPPKRKSVLEVNDEGNISKKRCRLPKQKSVQKVSVEGDTSRKRGRQPKAKVAAESQGNLRQNNPRNEPKRRGRPPKKNKTLSVNPTKDGTSNKRSPDENNEPKRRGRPPKKNKTLSLNPTKDGTSNKRSPDENNVPQKRGRPFKQKATGTLKIHTQNCSVVLRRLGGGSEGILSVNKTNETRTVCSIRGAEEEEERPQESSDSSVKLVQEAVGGTAGILHRVEYGKYIICLLDTMDTMLITVNENSPSETSSGKETEATTRKTSKKEKKKAQGRKQSTRTHTGSNMEANTQVEQTVSKITNIQKRKKVGQTAKKTNNKEKEKKAIEKQQTVDKKARSSTRTESSLHHKAMQQSESTVEHPTVKKMGQNNSRKREHISNAVKSSKRQRNESSVPAKASVATHLAIDAMLSPGQNSGIVPSSEGNVLKRLHVDPDAGTDKVTGQFMQHEPPNTGESPNQPKKACDLEVSDRSLSSDGSESESQYEDGSLTDSDEDDMISEFSATQKKKSSLHQTRERLKRRNYRPKHRESVSKVIFDNDNDILIMEPPKPVPMSENKKDNTNSENSQSTKGVQGRPFMESPYVSLKTQRANRRAAGGHQQSLTTSSSFIQGLIKNSIMKNVPEMMTSASTRVPVDGQTEEEPDPEDMWDLLPALPQQSSSSLAARAAKTSLQESGITETAATAPERPTTVTSTNISGAVITSKASKVMRSFWIESEEEEEDKDTEDTESLFMPTLPVASQLIQESTVLPSYSSLGPEHWMSVARAMQKRKKNSFLRLTFL